A window of Tripterygium wilfordii isolate XIE 37 chromosome 7, ASM1340144v1, whole genome shotgun sequence contains these coding sequences:
- the LOC120002556 gene encoding uncharacterized protein LOC120002556, whose protein sequence is MASDQSTDRGHTASGRGRVSRRGRPILGNATCLHSHATASSPSSVNSIQQTSQYHPTLSSPSHFTADMLEGASPPPSPHIPHAPSTHGPPLDTQGASGSSSQNNGVVPPQNNRIFIRPVSTALFDPFDVTRKISEIMKTKYERAVTQWSDFTPEEKESYFKEFKSKFTWDPAHDVAIKKLWNKKSGELFRGMMHRARENPAKAIWIPSIVLSELRRIWDGPEYKKKREQRKKNRASEDSCSHTGGSIPHTEYRKRMKVELGRDPTKAEVFVRTHQKKSTQQLVDGRATTTFEKFNKLKEDILTQRSVSSTSESPLEPLDEDPLFLKATGGKNKKNRFYGLGSEASFLPTSSSCSSGHSRLYTQAELEQELEERIARMKSEVLDEVGDLRQRMQDQERMVQQLFSHMQMQSPRNNPENDRASHGHLSDED, encoded by the exons ATGGCTAGTGATCAGTCGACCGACCGTGGCCATACTGCATCTGGTCGAGGTCGTGTCTCTCGTCGCGGCCGACCAATCCTAGGGAATGCGACATGTTTGCACTCTCATGCCACGGCCTCCTCACCCTCCTCTGTAAATTCTATTCAACAAACCAGTCAATATCATCCTACTTTATCATCTCCCAGTCACTTCACTGCTGATATGCTGGAAGGGGCTTCACCTCCACCTAGCCCCCATATTCCACATGCACCCAGCACGCATGGCCCACCACTGGACACACAGGGTGCTAGTGGCTCTTCTTCTCAAAATAATGGGGTTGTGCCTCCTCAAAATAACCGTATCTTTATACGACCTGTTTCGACTGCTCT TTTCGATCCTTTTGATGTTACTCGAAAGATAAGCGAGATCATGAAGACCAAGTATGAACGAGCCGTGACACAATGGAGTGATTTTACTCCCGAGGAAAAAGAAAGTTACTTTAAGGAGTTCAAG AGTAAATTTACATGGGACCCTGCTCATGATGTTGCAATAAAGAAATTGTGGAATAAGAAGAGTGGAGAATTATTTCGAGGGATGATGCATAGGGCACGAGAAAACCCGGCCAAAGCTATCTGGATCCCTAGTATAGTACTTTCTGAACTTCGTCGTATTTGGGATGGACCAGAGtacaagaagaaaagggaacaGAGGAAGAAAAATCGAGCATCTGAGGATAGTTGTTCTCACACTGGTGGTTCTATTCCTCACACAGAGTACCGTAAAAGAATG AAGGTAGAACTTGGCCGGGATCCCACCAAGGCAGAGGTGTTTGTTCGCACTCATCAAAAAAAGAGTACGCAACAATTAGTCGATGGACGAGCAACAACTACATTT GAAAAATTTAACAAGCTGAAGGAGGACATTCTGACACAGCGATCAGTCTCCTCCACCAGTGAGTCTCCTCTTGAGCCGTTGGACGAGGATCCTTTATTCCTTAAGGCGACTGGtgggaagaataagaaaaatcgCTTCTACGGGCTTGGATCTGAGGCAAGCTTTTTGCCTACTTCTTCATCTTGCTCCAGTGGACATTCCAGATTGTATACCCAGGCGGAGTTGGAGCAAGAGTTAGAGGAGCGCATCGCTCGGATGAAGTCTGAGGTATTGGATGAGGTCGGTGACTTGCGGCAGCGGATGCAGGATCAGGAGCGGATGGTGCAGCAATTATTTTCTCATATGCAGATGCAATCTCCTAGAAACAACCCTGAAAATGATCGTGCTTCACATGGACACCTTTCTGATGAAGATTAG